In the genome of Moorena sp. SIOASIH, the window CCCGTCTCCCTAAGCTGTCACGCCCCTAAGCTGTCACGCACTTAATTTTTGGGTTAAGACTGATCGGGAAATGGGGAGATACGGAGGTGGGCAGATGGTTTGACGGTTTCTTTGATAACATGAACAGATTCAATTTACATGGGTGTTAGCCGATCAACTGATATACACAAATTAGATAGTCAAGTACCTTACTCTGTACCTGGTGTGCTCAATAAAGCTTTTCGATGCTTAACGATTCCTCAAGCGCATCAGTCCTAGGGTATATTTTTTAACCATAGAAATTTGCTATGATCTGGTGAAGATTGATAAGATTACCGCAATTTCCATAAACTGATTAGAGTTACTTGAATTAAACCTTGCGGTTGAATTAATCATTGTGTTAAGCATTTAACGTTTGTCCTAACTATCCGCTACTTTTGTTCGTTACTGCGAAACCAGTATGAGTTTGCTCAAGGGTATTCGCTGCCGAGCCCCAAACATTAGGTTCTGGGGTTGGGTGAGCTGTATTGCTGTTTTTTTGAATGCATATTCCCATGACTTCAGTAGCTGAACTGCTAGTTTTACAAGCTGAGGAAATAAAGTCCACTGCTAAGTCCACTGCCAAGATAAAACACTACTCGACGCTCAACAACGACCCCCTAGATACGGCCACAGGTGTCTATATTACTATCCATGGTCATTTCTACCAACCGCCTCGGGAAAACCCTGATCTAGATACGATTGAGCGTCAGCCTACTGCTGCTCCGTTTCATGACTGGAATGAACGGATTTACTATGAGTGCTACCGCCCCAATGCCTTTGCTCGGGTATTAAATGACCAAGGGGAAGTGATAGATATTGTCAACAACTATGAGTATTTGAGCTTCAATATTGGTTCAACGTTAATGTCTTGGCTGGAAGATTACGATCTGGAAGTGTATCAGCGGATTCTGGAAGCGGATCACAAGAGTTGCGTACGCTTAAATGGTCACGGAAATGCGATCGCTCAAGTTTACAACCACATCATCCTTCCTTTAGCCAATGAACGGGACAAATATACCCAAATCCGTTGGGGAAAAGCGGACTTCCGTTCCCGCTTTGGTCGTGAACCCGAAGGGATGTGGCTGGCGGAAACGGCAGTAGACTATCCCACCTTGGAAGCATTGGTAGCAGAAAATATTCGGTTTATTATCCTAGCCCCTTCCCAAGCTCAACGTTGCCGCCCAATTCCGAGTGAACAGAATACTAATTCTCAATGGTACGAAGTGGGAGGTGCTCAGATTGACCCTACTCGCCCTTACCGTTGCTTCCTCAAAAATGGCAAATTTATTGATATCTTTTTCTATGACGGCCCAATCTCCAGAGATATGGGCTTCAATAATTTACTCACCAGCACTGAACACTTCGCCAAGCGTTTGGGTCAAGCAGTACGTGGGGATCATCGCAGCGCCCAGTTGATTGCTGTGGCAACGGATGGGGAAACCTTTGGCCATCACAAAACAGGCACTGAGAAGTGTATTGCTTACGCTTTTACCCATGAGTTTCCCCAGCGCAACTGGACAGTAACCAACTTTGCCCACTACCTTAGCTTTAATCCTCCTACCTGGGAAGTGGTACTGAAGCCAGTAACAGCCTGGAGTTGCTCCCATGGGGTTGACCGTTGGCAAGATGATTGTGGCTGTGGTAGTGGCGGCAAGTGGCACCAAATGTGGCGTCGCCCCCTGCGCAATGCCCTGGATTGGTTACGGGATAAATTGATTCAGGTTTATCAAGAGACTGCTAGCCAATTCTTCCATGACCCTTGGCTAGCGCGGGATGAGTATATCGAAGTGATTCGGAACCGTTCCCCAGCCAATGTGGACAGTTTTCTGGAGCGTCATGGTACTCACCCACTGACGACCGCTGAACAAGTGGATGCCTTACGACTCCTGGAAATGCAGCGTCATGCTCTGCTGATGTATACCAGTTGTGGTTGGTTTTTTGAGGAAATCTCCCGTCCAGAAGGGGTTCAGATTCTGCGCTATGCTGCCCGTGCTATGGAGTTAGCTGGTGATGTTGCTAAAGTCCAACTGGAAGAAGAATTTATCCAACGCCTTGCTCTAGCACCCAGTAATGTGGAATGCTTTAAAACTGGTGACCAGATTTATCAGCAACTAGTGGTGTCAGCCCACGTTAGTTGGAAGCAAGTAGTAGCAGACTACGCTATTAGTTCCCTATTTAACAACTATTCCCAAGAAGACAAAATCTACTGTTACTATGCCCATCAGCAATATTACCAGCTAAAACGAATCGGGGCATTAACCCTAGCTGTGGGACAGTTACAATTGACTTCTGAGATAACTAGGGAAAGTCGTGATTTTGTGTTTGCCTTGCTATACCTAGGTGGTTGGGACTTCCACTGCTGTATTCAACCCCTTGCTGAATGTCGAGCCTACCGCCAGCGGTTGGACACATTATTTAATGCCCTAGACCAAGGCAGTGCAGCCCACACAATTTTGGTAATGAATCAGCTGTTTGGGCAGCAAAATTTTAATTTGCAGCATCTGTTTCCTGAAGAGCGACACCGGATTATGCAGCTGTTGAGCCAGGAAACCTTGACCCGTTTGGATCAGCTCTATAGCCAGGTTTATCGGGATAACTATAGAGCTTTGATGGCTTTCCATCAGGGTGGGTTATCTGTTCCCAAGGAGTTGCAAGTAGCAGCAGAAATTGCTATATCGAATCAGTGTATTACTGTGATTAGGGCATTAGATAGTGATAGCACTGATCAGCAGGTGGTATGGAGTAGGTTGGCAGAGTTAGAAGCGATCGCAACAGCAGCGAATCATCTCCACTGTCAGTTGAATACCCTAGAAGTCAAGCAAACCTTAGAAAAGTTAATTTTGCGTACGCTCTGGCAAATTCTTTACGATAGCAACCTAGAGGAAGTGGAAGTCGATATTCAACGGCTAGACAAAATGATTGATGTTGGGAATCAGCTCAATTTAAGCTTATCCTTAGATCGTTGCCAAGAACTTTACTTGCAGTACTTCCATAACCAAATTTTGCCTCAGCTTATCCAAAGCCAAGATTTAAAGAAAGATAGTCAAAACAAAGATAGTGATAGCAATGGCAGCTATGCCTGGCTATGTAAAATGTGTACCTGCAGTGCTTCCCTCAGTGCTTCGCTTGCCCCAAGCTCCCTACTCAAGTTGGGTCAAACCTTAGCAGTGGATCTGAGTGGTTGGGTCACCAACCTGTAAGCATTCAGCTATCAGCTATCAGCATTCAGCATTCAGCTATCAGCTATCAGCTTTTGAATAAAATAAGCTGACCACTGACCACTGACCACTGACCACTGACCACTGACCACTGACCACTGACCACTGACCACTGACCATAAAAATCTCAAAAAAGTTATAACACCGGGATTACAGCGCAACTATTAAACCCTTGGTTTTCGGCTTTAATTTAAGTTACATAATAATCCCGGTCGGTGTTACCCTAATTTAATTTTAACAAATAATAAGAGTTTTTGGTAGACTCTGCGACATTTTCTATAGCTGTTTACTAACCTA includes:
- a CDS encoding DUF3536 domain-containing protein; translated protein: MTSVAELLVLQAEEIKSTAKSTAKIKHYSTLNNDPLDTATGVYITIHGHFYQPPRENPDLDTIERQPTAAPFHDWNERIYYECYRPNAFARVLNDQGEVIDIVNNYEYLSFNIGSTLMSWLEDYDLEVYQRILEADHKSCVRLNGHGNAIAQVYNHIILPLANERDKYTQIRWGKADFRSRFGREPEGMWLAETAVDYPTLEALVAENIRFIILAPSQAQRCRPIPSEQNTNSQWYEVGGAQIDPTRPYRCFLKNGKFIDIFFYDGPISRDMGFNNLLTSTEHFAKRLGQAVRGDHRSAQLIAVATDGETFGHHKTGTEKCIAYAFTHEFPQRNWTVTNFAHYLSFNPPTWEVVLKPVTAWSCSHGVDRWQDDCGCGSGGKWHQMWRRPLRNALDWLRDKLIQVYQETASQFFHDPWLARDEYIEVIRNRSPANVDSFLERHGTHPLTTAEQVDALRLLEMQRHALLMYTSCGWFFEEISRPEGVQILRYAARAMELAGDVAKVQLEEEFIQRLALAPSNVECFKTGDQIYQQLVVSAHVSWKQVVADYAISSLFNNYSQEDKIYCYYAHQQYYQLKRIGALTLAVGQLQLTSEITRESRDFVFALLYLGGWDFHCCIQPLAECRAYRQRLDTLFNALDQGSAAHTILVMNQLFGQQNFNLQHLFPEERHRIMQLLSQETLTRLDQLYSQVYRDNYRALMAFHQGGLSVPKELQVAAEIAISNQCITVIRALDSDSTDQQVVWSRLAELEAIATAANHLHCQLNTLEVKQTLEKLILRTLWQILYDSNLEEVEVDIQRLDKMIDVGNQLNLSLSLDRCQELYLQYFHNQILPQLIQSQDLKKDSQNKDSDSNGSYAWLCKMCTCSASLSASLAPSSLLKLGQTLAVDLSGWVTNL